The Rhodococcus triatomae genome includes a window with the following:
- a CDS encoding thiolase domain-containing protein, translating into MAGKRPAAVLGTGQTHYVAKRHDVSMAGLVREAVDAAMADARVGWDDIDAVVVGKAPDLFEGSMMPELAMSDALGANGKPLLRVHTAGSVGGSTAVVASSLVSSGVHRRVLTVAWEKQSESNAMWALSTPVPFHMPVGAGAGGYFAPHVRSYIRRSGAPEHIGYLVAVKDRLNGSINPYAHLRQPDITFESVQASQMLWDPIRYDETCPSSDGACAMVIGDEEAAARVEADGRKVAWVHATAMRTEPTTYAGRDQVNPQAGRDAATALWRAAGITDPFEEIDAAEIYVPFSWFEPMWLENLGFAAEGEGWKLTEKGETARDGRLPVNASGGVLSSNPIGASGMIRFAEAAMQVMDRAGDHQIPDARKALGHAYGGGSQYFSMWVVGADRPGVTS; encoded by the coding sequence ATGGCCGGTAAGCGACCCGCGGCCGTGCTCGGCACCGGCCAGACCCACTACGTGGCCAAACGCCACGACGTCTCGATGGCAGGTCTCGTCCGTGAGGCCGTCGATGCCGCCATGGCTGACGCACGCGTCGGTTGGGACGACATCGACGCCGTCGTCGTCGGCAAGGCACCCGACCTCTTCGAGGGCTCGATGATGCCGGAGCTGGCCATGTCCGACGCGCTCGGTGCGAACGGAAAACCGTTGCTGCGCGTCCACACTGCGGGCTCCGTCGGCGGTTCCACCGCGGTCGTCGCCTCGAGCCTGGTGAGTTCCGGCGTTCACCGCCGCGTGCTCACGGTGGCCTGGGAGAAGCAATCCGAGTCCAACGCGATGTGGGCGCTGTCCACTCCGGTTCCGTTCCACATGCCCGTGGGAGCGGGGGCAGGCGGCTATTTCGCGCCCCACGTCCGGTCCTACATCCGCCGCTCCGGCGCACCCGAGCACATCGGCTACCTCGTTGCGGTGAAGGACCGCCTCAACGGCTCGATCAACCCGTACGCCCATCTCCGGCAACCGGATATCACGTTCGAATCGGTGCAGGCGTCGCAGATGCTCTGGGATCCGATCCGCTACGACGAGACCTGCCCGTCCTCGGACGGTGCGTGCGCGATGGTGATCGGCGACGAGGAAGCCGCGGCGCGAGTCGAGGCGGACGGACGCAAGGTGGCCTGGGTCCACGCAACGGCGATGCGCACCGAGCCCACCACGTATGCCGGACGCGACCAGGTCAATCCGCAGGCGGGTCGCGACGCAGCGACCGCGCTGTGGCGAGCGGCAGGTATCACCGATCCGTTCGAGGAGATCGACGCCGCCGAGATCTACGTCCCGTTCTCGTGGTTCGAACCGATGTGGCTCGAGAACCTCGGCTTCGCCGCCGAGGGCGAGGGCTGGAAGCTCACGGAGAAGGGCGAGACCGCGCGTGACGGCCGCCTGCCGGTGAACGCCTCCGGTGGCGTGCTGTCGTCCAACCCGATCGGCGCATCCGGGATGATCCGCTTCGCCGAGGCCGCCATGCAGGTGATGGACCGCGCGGGCGACCACCAGATCCCGGATGCCCGAAAGGCACTCGGACACGCCTACGGTGGTGGCTCCCAGTACTTCTCGATGTGGGTGGTCGGAGCCGATCGTCCGGGGGTGACGTCGTGA